A part of Legionella sainthelensi genomic DNA contains:
- a CDS encoding pyridoxamine 5'-phosphate oxidase family protein, with translation MQFTDRNWFLDELPEQVDYSWLSRLMKFWLETEALPFKMGVLATVDENGLPKSRTVAIREINEQGLLFFTQLGSAKVAHISVNPYASFTFLLPNTQRQVTVAGSVRPVDESENLKNWVTYDQERRLRFLVYGTKSGQLIKKQRELDEELAALRDQYKKTLPEMPREYVGYTIVPEEIKFYQLNEHRLSDSIAAIRTNETWTLRRFVP, from the coding sequence CAGTTGGTTATCCAGATTAATGAAGTTTTGGCTAGAGACAGAAGCGCTGCCATTTAAGATGGGTGTTCTAGCGACAGTAGATGAAAATGGGCTTCCAAAAAGCCGAACAGTAGCCATTCGTGAAATAAACGAACAGGGTTTGCTTTTTTTTACCCAACTGGGTAGTGCGAAAGTAGCACATATTTCAGTTAATCCTTATGCTTCTTTTACTTTTCTGTTACCGAATACACAAAGACAAGTTACTGTCGCAGGTAGTGTAAGGCCAGTTGACGAAAGCGAAAATTTAAAAAATTGGGTGACTTATGATCAAGAACGAAGGTTACGTTTTTTAGTTTATGGCACAAAGTCCGGACAGCTGATAAAAAAACAACGGGAGTTAGATGAAGAGTTAGCTGCTTTAAGGGATCAATATAAAAAAACACTTCCAGAAATGCCTCGAGAGTATGTTGGGTATACGATTGTTCCGGAAGAGATAAAGTTTTATCAATTAAATGAACACCGGTTGTCGGACTCAATAGCAGCAATCCGTACTAATGAAACCTGGACTTTAAGGCGATTTGTTCCTTAA